A region from the Paenarthrobacter aurescens genome encodes:
- a CDS encoding sirohydrochlorin chelatase, translated as MDGFFLNALNNRCWLNVTLAPMNSPVLIACAHGTRNAEGQAAIRRVMAEIEALRPGLRVVEAYVDVQEPELGGVVEGLPEGTPAVVVPLLLSTGFHIKVDVPKAIKPRPEVVAARPLGPDPRLAELLATHLRAAGLQENDGVLLAAAGSSLPDGSVDSEEQARLLAELLPNKVRVAYGASAQPTVPDGVASLRAELAEDGGTGRVFIASYLLATGYFHDQLGKAGADIVAAPLLPSKVLAEIALERYDAVLERLS; from the coding sequence GTGGACGGGTTCTTTCTTAACGCGCTTAACAACAGGTGCTGGCTCAACGTTACGCTAGCTCCCATGAACAGCCCCGTTTTGATCGCTTGCGCCCACGGAACCCGCAACGCCGAAGGCCAAGCTGCCATCCGCCGCGTCATGGCCGAAATCGAAGCACTCCGCCCCGGGTTGCGCGTGGTTGAGGCCTACGTGGACGTCCAGGAACCCGAGCTGGGCGGTGTGGTGGAGGGCCTGCCTGAGGGGACTCCCGCCGTCGTCGTACCGCTTTTGCTCTCTACCGGCTTCCACATCAAAGTGGACGTTCCAAAAGCCATCAAGCCCCGGCCCGAAGTAGTGGCCGCTAGGCCGTTGGGGCCGGACCCGCGGCTGGCTGAGCTGCTAGCCACCCACCTTCGTGCGGCTGGGTTGCAGGAGAACGACGGCGTGCTGCTGGCTGCCGCGGGATCGTCCCTGCCGGACGGTTCGGTGGACTCGGAAGAGCAGGCGCGACTCCTCGCCGAGCTGCTGCCGAACAAGGTGCGCGTCGCCTATGGCGCCAGTGCCCAGCCAACAGTGCCCGACGGCGTCGCCTCCTTGCGTGCCGAACTCGCCGAAGACGGTGGGACAGGCCGGGTCTTCATTGCCTCGTACCTCTTGGCTACCGGCTATTTCCACGACCAGCTGGGCAAAGCGGGCGCGGACATTGTTGCGGCTCCATTACTGCCGTCGAAGGTGCTCGCCGAGATCGCGCTCGAAAGATACGACGCTGTGCTGGAAAGGCTCTCCTAA